Proteins encoded together in one Bosea sp. (in: a-proteobacteria) window:
- the proB gene encoding glutamate 5-kinase codes for MKTPLLSDFRRIVVKVGSSLLVDRSRGRLRHAWLAALAEDLADLHRRGADLLVVSSGAIALGRTVLGLPSGPLRLEESQAAAAVGQIALARHWAEALSAHDLTAGQVLLTLADTEQRRRYLNARATLGRLLDLRAVPVINENDTVATTEIRYGDNDRLAARVATMAGADLLVLFSDIDGLYTAPPHKDPDARHIPVVERITPGIDAMAGGAASELSRGGMRTKIEAGKIAAAGGTHMLIADGRAKNPLAAVAAGGRCTWFLTASTPATARKTWIAGSLEPRGTLHVDAGAARALSGGASLLPVGVARIEGEFARGDAVLIRDPEGRLLGRGLVSYDAGEAALVLGKASRDIEAVLGHPGRAEMIHRDDMALGQG; via the coding sequence GTGAAGACGCCCCTGCTTTCCGATTTCCGCCGCATCGTCGTCAAGGTCGGCTCCAGCCTGCTGGTCGACCGGAGCCGCGGCCGGCTGCGCCATGCCTGGCTCGCGGCACTGGCCGAGGACCTCGCCGATCTGCACCGGCGCGGCGCCGACCTGCTCGTCGTCTCCTCCGGCGCGATCGCGCTCGGGCGCACGGTGCTCGGCCTGCCGTCGGGCCCGTTGCGGCTGGAGGAAAGCCAGGCGGCGGCGGCGGTCGGCCAGATCGCGCTCGCCCGCCACTGGGCCGAGGCGCTCAGCGCCCACGACCTCACCGCCGGCCAGGTGCTGCTGACATTGGCCGATACCGAGCAGCGCCGCCGCTATCTCAACGCGCGCGCGACGCTTGGCCGCCTGCTCGACCTGCGCGCCGTGCCCGTCATCAACGAGAACGACACCGTCGCCACCACCGAGATCCGCTATGGCGACAATGACCGTCTCGCCGCCCGCGTCGCGACCATGGCCGGCGCCGACCTTCTGGTGCTGTTCTCCGATATCGACGGGCTCTATACCGCCCCGCCCCACAAGGACCCCGACGCCCGGCACATCCCGGTGGTCGAGCGCATCACGCCCGGGATCGACGCCATGGCCGGCGGCGCGGCTTCCGAATTGTCGCGCGGGGGCATGCGCACCAAGATCGAGGCCGGCAAGATCGCGGCGGCCGGCGGCACCCACATGCTGATCGCCGACGGGCGCGCCAAGAACCCGCTCGCGGCGGTCGCCGCAGGCGGGCGCTGCACCTGGTTCCTCACCGCCTCGACGCCCGCCACCGCCCGCAAGACCTGGATCGCCGGCTCCCTGGAGCCGCGCGGCACGCTCCATGTCGATGCCGGCGCGGCCCGCGCGCTCAGCGGCGGCGCGAGCCTCCTGCCGGTCGGCGTCGCCCGCATCGAGGGCGAGTTCGCGCGCGGCGACGCGGTGCTGATCCGCGATCCCGAGGGACGATTGCTCGGCCGCGGCCTCGTCTCCTACGATGCGGGCGAGGCTGCGCTGGTCCTCGGCAAGGCCTCGCGCGACATCGAGGCGGTGCTCGGCCATCCCGGCCGCGCCGAGATGATCCACCGGGACGACATGGCGCTCGGACAAGGTTAG
- a CDS encoding ABC transporter permease: protein MAGSTLASPSADPAAAAPKAARSVSPGHETWRRFKRHRLAMASTVVLGLLILGVVAGPWLWPVAINEIDFSAQLQGPSWAHPFGTDDLGQDILARMMYGGRISLAVGLAAMVVATLVGVLIGALAGMSRKFADPLLMWVTDLFLSLPQLPLLLLIIYLFREQLKAVFGVEGGVFVLIVIVIGGLRWMPVARLVRAQFLSLREKEFVEAARAQGATKMRQMMRHILPNALGPVIVAATIEVSSAIIAESTLSFLGLGFPPDIPTWGRLLFDAKDQLDTAPHWAMFPGAAIFLTVLSINFIGDGLRDALDPRRVI from the coding sequence ATGGCTGGCTCGACCCTCGCATCTCCTTCGGCTGATCCGGCCGCGGCGGCGCCCAAGGCCGCCAGATCGGTCTCGCCGGGGCACGAGACCTGGCGGCGCTTCAAGCGTCATCGCCTCGCGATGGCGAGCACGGTGGTGCTCGGCCTCCTGATCCTGGGCGTCGTCGCCGGCCCCTGGCTGTGGCCGGTCGCGATCAACGAGATCGACTTCTCGGCTCAGCTCCAGGGTCCGTCCTGGGCGCATCCGTTCGGGACGGACGATCTCGGCCAGGATATCCTCGCGCGGATGATGTATGGCGGGCGCATCTCGCTCGCAGTCGGGCTCGCCGCGATGGTGGTTGCGACGCTCGTCGGCGTGCTGATCGGGGCTCTCGCCGGCATGTCGCGCAAATTCGCCGACCCTCTCCTGATGTGGGTGACGGACCTGTTCCTGTCGCTGCCGCAACTGCCGCTGCTGCTCCTGATTATCTATCTGTTCCGCGAGCAGCTCAAGGCCGTGTTCGGCGTCGAGGGCGGCGTCTTCGTGCTGATCGTCATCGTCATCGGCGGTCTGCGCTGGATGCCGGTGGCGCGGCTGGTGCGCGCGCAGTTCCTGTCGCTGCGCGAGAAGGAGTTCGTCGAGGCCGCCCGCGCCCAGGGCGCGACGAAGATGCGCCAGATGATGCGCCACATCCTGCCCAACGCGCTGGGGCCCGTCATCGTCGCGGCGACGATCGAGGTGTCCTCGGCGATCATCGCCGAATCGACGCTGTCCTTCCTCGGCCTCGGCTTCCCGCCGGACATCCCGACCTGGGGGCGGCTCCTGTTCGACGCCAAGGACCAGCTCGACACCGCGCCGCACTGGGCCATGTTCCCCGGCGCCGCGATCTTCCTGACCGTGCTCTCGATCAACTTCATCGGCGACGGCCTGCGCGATGCGCTCGACCCGCGCCGCGTCATCTGA
- a CDS encoding S41 family peptidase, whose product MRKVSLVLAGAIMGAGLTGLATQTRLLSSTSAVAASAEVYRSLNLFGDIFEKIRTDYVDKPDEQKLIEAAINGMVSSLDPHSSYLDSKSFRDMDTDMRGQFGGLGIEVSMEDGVLKVAKPIRDTPASKAGILANDIIRQIDGTEVKGLTLTQAVEKMRGLINTQVTLKIDRPGKTEPLEFTLTRSTIVVPAVEERVEGDVGYIRIGTFSEQTYDGLRKAIEKITSEIGADKLKGFVIDLRNNRGGRLDQSVLVSDAFLDRGKIVSTRGRNAEETQVFNAKSGDLTKGKPVVVLINGSSASAAEIVAGALQDHKRATVMGTRSFGKGSVQTVIPLGSNGGLRLTTARYYTPSGNSIQAKGITPDIEVQQDIPQEIKDKLVENKGEAALKGHLKAGEGEEQSGSSSYVPADATKDTQLIAALNQLRGVKKDVAAPAETPAAPEAPATPEAPRQPN is encoded by the coding sequence ATGCGCAAGGTTTCCCTCGTTCTCGCCGGCGCCATCATGGGCGCGGGCCTGACCGGTCTCGCCACACAGACCAGGCTGCTCTCCTCGACCAGCGCGGTGGCCGCCTCGGCCGAGGTCTATCGCAGCCTCAACCTGTTCGGCGACATCTTCGAGAAGATCCGCACCGACTATGTCGACAAGCCCGACGAGCAGAAGCTGATCGAGGCCGCGATCAACGGCATGGTCTCCTCGCTCGACCCGCACTCGTCCTATCTCGATTCCAAGTCCTTCCGCGACATGGACACCGACATGCGCGGACAGTTCGGCGGTCTCGGCATCGAGGTGTCGATGGAGGACGGCGTCCTCAAGGTCGCCAAGCCCATTCGCGACACGCCCGCCTCCAAGGCCGGCATCCTCGCCAACGACATCATCCGCCAGATCGACGGAACCGAGGTGAAGGGCCTGACACTGACCCAGGCCGTGGAGAAGATGCGCGGGCTGATCAACACCCAGGTCACGCTCAAGATCGACCGCCCCGGCAAGACCGAGCCGCTCGAATTCACCCTGACCCGCTCGACCATCGTCGTGCCGGCCGTCGAGGAGCGGGTCGAGGGCGATGTCGGCTATATCCGCATCGGCACCTTCTCCGAGCAGACCTATGACGGCCTGCGCAAGGCGATCGAGAAGATCACCTCCGAGATCGGCGCCGACAAGCTGAAGGGCTTCGTCATCGACCTGCGCAACAACCGCGGCGGGCGCCTCGACCAGTCCGTGCTGGTCTCCGACGCCTTCCTCGATCGCGGCAAGATCGTCTCGACGCGCGGCCGCAACGCCGAGGAGACCCAGGTCTTCAACGCCAAGTCGGGCGACCTGACCAAGGGCAAGCCGGTCGTGGTGCTGATCAACGGCTCCTCGGCCTCGGCGGCCGAGATCGTCGCCGGCGCCCTGCAGGATCACAAGCGCGCGACCGTGATGGGCACGCGCTCCTTCGGCAAGGGCTCGGTCCAGACCGTGATCCCGCTCGGCTCGAACGGCGGCCTGCGCCTGACCACGGCGCGCTACTACACCCCGTCCGGCAACTCGATCCAGGCCAAGGGCATCACGCCCGACATCGAGGTGCAGCAGGACATCCCGCAGGAGATCAAGGACAAGCTCGTCGAGAACAAGGGCGAAGCCGCGCTCAAGGGCCATCTCAAGGCCGGCGAGGGCGAGGAACAGTCCGGTTCGAGCTCCTATGTCCCGGCCGATGCGACCAAGGACACCCAGCTCATCGCGGCGCTCAACCAGCTGCGCGGCGTCAAGAAGGACGTCGCGGCCCCGGCCGAGACGCCGGCTGCGCCCGAGGCGCCCGCCACCCCCGAGGCGCCCAGGCAGCCGAACTGA
- a CDS encoding glutamate-5-semialdehyde dehydrogenase — protein MQEVGRRARAAARKVALAPTEQRNAALIAMADALRARAPRILAANAQDLADGKAAGLSASFIDRLALDETRLATIADAVAEVASLPDPLGRVLAQWSRPNGLRFERVATPLGVIAVIFESRPNVTADAGALCLKSGNAAILRAGSDSFRSATEIAAAMREGLEAAGLPADAIQLVPTRDRAAVGEILSGLGGAIDVVVPRGGKSLVARVQSEARVPVFAHLDGNCHVYVHAQADLAMARAILLNAKLRRTGVCGAAETLLVDETCAGTHLAPLVTALLDAGCAVRGDAATRAVDPRVTAATEEDWASEYLDRIIAVKTVRNLDAAIDHVERYGSHHTDAIVTADADAAARFLAEVDSAIVVHNASTQFADGGEFGFGAEIGIATGRMHARGPVGVEQLCSFKYRVHGAGQTRP, from the coding sequence ATGCAGGAGGTCGGCCGGCGCGCCCGTGCCGCGGCCCGCAAGGTCGCGCTCGCCCCTACCGAACAGCGCAACGCCGCCCTCATCGCCATGGCGGACGCCTTACGCGCCCGCGCGCCCCGCATCCTCGCCGCCAATGCGCAGGACCTCGCGGACGGCAAGGCGGCGGGCCTGAGCGCGTCCTTCATCGATCGCCTCGCCCTCGACGAGACGCGCCTTGCGACCATCGCCGACGCCGTCGCCGAGGTCGCGAGCCTGCCCGATCCGCTCGGGCGGGTGCTGGCGCAATGGTCGCGGCCGAACGGCCTGCGCTTCGAGCGCGTCGCGACGCCGCTCGGCGTCATCGCCGTGATCTTCGAGAGCCGCCCCAACGTCACGGCCGATGCCGGCGCGCTCTGCCTGAAGAGCGGCAATGCCGCGATCCTGCGGGCGGGCTCGGATTCCTTCCGCTCCGCCACCGAGATCGCCGCCGCCATGCGCGAGGGGCTGGAAGCCGCCGGCCTGCCGGCCGACGCGATCCAGCTGGTGCCGACGCGCGACCGCGCCGCCGTGGGCGAAATCCTCTCAGGCCTTGGCGGCGCGATCGACGTCGTCGTCCCGCGCGGCGGAAAAAGCCTCGTCGCCCGCGTCCAGAGCGAGGCGCGCGTGCCGGTCTTCGCCCATCTCGACGGCAACTGCCATGTCTATGTCCATGCGCAAGCCGACCTCGCCATGGCCCGCGCGATCCTGCTCAACGCCAAGCTGCGCCGCACCGGCGTCTGCGGCGCGGCCGAAACGCTGCTGGTCGACGAGACTTGCGCCGGCACGCATCTCGCCCCGCTCGTCACGGCCCTGCTCGATGCCGGCTGCGCCGTGCGCGGCGACGCGGCGACGCGCGCCGTCGATCCCCGCGTGACCGCCGCGACCGAGGAGGACTGGGCGAGCGAATATCTCGACCGGATCATCGCGGTGAAGACCGTGCGAAACCTCGACGCCGCGATCGACCATGTCGAGCGCTACGGCTCGCACCACACCGATGCGATCGTCACCGCCGACGCCGACGCCGCCGCCCGCTTCCTGGCCGAGGTCGATTCGGCCATCGTCGTCCACAACGCCTCGACCCAGTTCGCCGATGGCGGCGAGTTCGGCTTCGGTGCCGAGATCGGCATCGCCACGGGGCGCATGCATGCACGCGGCCCCGTCGGCGTCGAGCAGCTCTGCTCCTTCAAGTACCGCGTCCACGGCGCGGGCCAGACCCGCCCCTGA
- a CDS encoding RNA pyrophosphohydrolase, which yields MTEAAPEGYRPCVGLALFNPEGLVFVGRRADKTQREHVAPGHAWQMPQGGIDKGETPLEAARRELAEETNVTSIALIAEAPGWLAYDLPADIGKQAWKGRWRGQAQKWFAFRFLGAEAEIDILTPAGGHKAEFDAWRWARLEETPDLIIPFKQGVYREVVRHFAPFATPAAKG from the coding sequence ATGACCGAGGCGGCCCCCGAAGGCTACCGCCCCTGTGTCGGGCTTGCCCTGTTCAACCCGGAAGGGCTCGTCTTCGTCGGAAGACGCGCCGACAAGACCCAGCGCGAGCATGTCGCGCCGGGCCATGCCTGGCAGATGCCGCAGGGCGGCATCGACAAGGGCGAGACGCCGCTGGAGGCGGCCCGCCGCGAGCTCGCCGAGGAGACCAACGTCACCTCCATCGCGCTCATCGCCGAGGCGCCGGGCTGGCTCGCCTACGACCTGCCCGCCGACATCGGCAAACAGGCCTGGAAGGGGCGCTGGCGCGGCCAGGCGCAGAAATGGTTCGCCTTCCGCTTCCTCGGCGCCGAGGCCGAGATCGACATCCTGACCCCGGCCGGCGGCCACAAGGCGGAGTTCGACGCCTGGCGCTGGGCGCGGCTCGAGGAGACGCCGGATCTGATCATCCCCTTCAAGCAGGGCGTCTATCGCGAGGTCGTGAGGCATTTCGCCCCCTTCGCGACCCCGGCCGCGAAGGGCTGA
- the rlmH gene encoding 23S rRNA (pseudouridine(1915)-N(3))-methyltransferase RlmH, with product MRLTVIAVGRLKDGPERALSERYRERAAALGRGIGLSGPDIVEIAEGRGRRPEERKREEEQAILAKAQPGLIIALDERGRPLGSDAFAQRLATARDAGTGHAGFVIGGADGLSEALREKADITLAFGALTIPHQIVRVLVLEQLYRAMTIIAGHPYHRA from the coding sequence ATGCGGCTTACGGTCATCGCCGTCGGCCGGCTCAAGGACGGGCCGGAACGCGCGCTTAGCGAGCGCTATCGCGAGCGGGCAGCCGCATTGGGGCGCGGCATCGGGCTTTCCGGCCCCGACATCGTCGAGATCGCCGAGGGCCGGGGCCGGCGCCCCGAGGAGCGCAAGCGCGAGGAGGAGCAGGCGATTCTGGCCAAGGCGCAGCCCGGCCTGATCATCGCGCTCGACGAGCGCGGCCGCCCGCTCGGCAGCGACGCCTTCGCCCAGCGCCTCGCCACGGCGCGCGACGCCGGCACCGGCCATGCGGGCTTCGTCATCGGCGGCGCCGACGGGTTGAGCGAGGCGTTGCGCGAGAAGGCCGACATCACGCTCGCCTTCGGCGCCCTGACGATCCCGCACCAGATCGTGCGGGTGTTGGTGCTCGAACAGCTCTATCGGGCGATGACGATCATCGCCGGTCACCCCTATCATCGCGCATGA
- a CDS encoding divergent polysaccharide deacetylase family protein has product MLGLLLTVALNRDPDGGEPIAVAAIGKRAAPAPALPAGAATAGPATDAPRQPASAAELENSAGVTVFRPGEEAPGAIVITVPDEAGPIRLAPAPDSRLVERSRYGLLPKLGPDGATPAKVYARPFGPEPMVKPAGRIALLVGGLGISQSGTAEAIAKLPPPVSLAFAPYGAELERSVQRARGEGHEVFLQVPMEPFDYPDNDPGPHTLLTGPKASENLDKLHWALGRFTGYVGIVNFLGGRFTADENALSPVLRELAGRGVMVVDDGSSARSLLAGAADRARIPALKIDRVIDGVANADAIDKELAALESLAREQGIAVAAASALPVSIERINRWAQSLEGKKLAIVPVSAARGFRQSKARETPKTTEAPKTTGSLR; this is encoded by the coding sequence GTGCTCGGGCTCCTGCTGACGGTCGCGCTCAACCGCGATCCCGACGGCGGCGAGCCGATCGCCGTGGCCGCTATCGGGAAGCGCGCCGCCCCTGCCCCCGCCCTCCCCGCCGGCGCCGCCACCGCCGGCCCGGCCACTGACGCGCCGCGCCAGCCCGCCAGCGCCGCCGAGCTCGAGAACAGCGCCGGCGTGACCGTGTTCAGGCCGGGCGAGGAGGCGCCGGGCGCCATCGTCATCACCGTTCCCGACGAGGCCGGCCCGATCAGGCTCGCCCCCGCCCCCGACAGCCGGCTGGTCGAGCGTTCGCGCTACGGCCTGCTGCCCAAGCTCGGCCCCGACGGGGCGACGCCGGCCAAGGTCTATGCCCGCCCGTTCGGCCCCGAGCCGATGGTGAAGCCGGCCGGCCGCATCGCGCTCCTCGTTGGCGGCCTCGGCATCAGCCAGAGCGGCACCGCGGAGGCGATCGCGAAGCTGCCGCCGCCGGTCTCGCTCGCCTTCGCGCCCTATGGCGCCGAGCTCGAACGCAGCGTCCAGCGCGCCCGCGGCGAAGGCCACGAGGTCTTCCTGCAGGTGCCGATGGAGCCCTTCGACTATCCCGACAACGATCCCGGCCCGCATACGCTGCTGACCGGGCCGAAGGCGTCGGAGAACCTCGACAAGCTGCATTGGGCGCTGGGCCGCTTCACCGGCTATGTCGGCATCGTCAATTTCCTCGGCGGCCGCTTCACCGCCGACGAGAATGCGCTCTCGCCGGTGCTGCGCGAGCTCGCCGGCCGCGGCGTGATGGTCGTCGACGACGGCTCCTCGGCGCGCAGCCTTCTTGCCGGCGCGGCCGACCGCGCCCGGATCCCGGCCCTGAAGATCGACCGCGTCATCGATGGCGTCGCCAACGCCGACGCCATCGACAAGGAGCTTGCGGCGCTGGAGAGCCTCGCCCGCGAGCAGGGCATCGCGGTCGCCGCCGCCAGCGCGCTGCCGGTCTCGATCGAACGGATCAACCGCTGGGCCCAATCGCTGGAGGGCAAGAAGCTCGCGATCGTTCCCGTGAGCGCCGCCCGCGGCTTCCGCCAGAGCAAGGCCAGGGAAACGCCGAAGACGACGGAAGCGCCCAAGACCACCGGATCGCTCAGATGA
- a CDS encoding nicotinate-nucleotide adenylyltransferase, with the protein MPGLSIGLFGGSFNPAHDGHRLASLTALSRLRLDRIWWLVSPGNPLKDNARLPSLAERIDQAQAVADHARIAVTGIEASLRTRYTADTLRALKQRCPGVDFVWIMGSDNLAGFHRWNEWRAIAAMMPIAVIDRPGSTLSATASPAAHFLARWRLPENRAASLPRMRPPAWVFLHGKRSTLSSTMLRRAAGSD; encoded by the coding sequence ATGCCCGGCCTCAGTATCGGCCTGTTCGGCGGCAGCTTCAACCCGGCCCATGACGGCCACCGGCTCGCGAGCCTGACCGCGCTCAGCCGCCTCAGGCTCGACCGCATCTGGTGGCTGGTCTCGCCGGGCAACCCGCTGAAGGACAATGCCAGGCTGCCCAGCCTCGCCGAGCGCATCGACCAGGCGCAGGCTGTTGCCGACCATGCCCGCATCGCGGTCACCGGCATCGAGGCGAGCTTGCGCACGCGCTACACCGCCGACACCTTGCGCGCGCTGAAGCAGCGCTGCCCGGGCGTGGATTTCGTCTGGATCATGGGCTCGGACAATCTCGCCGGCTTCCACCGCTGGAACGAATGGCGCGCCATCGCCGCGATGATGCCGATCGCGGTGATCGACCGGCCAGGCTCGACCCTCAGCGCCACCGCCTCGCCCGCCGCCCATTTTCTGGCGCGCTGGCGCCTGCCCGAAAACCGGGCGGCGAGCCTGCCGCGGATGCGCCCGCCCGCCTGGGTCTTCCTGCATGGCAAGCGCTCGACCCTGTCCTCGACGATGCTGCGCCGCGCGGCCGGGAGCGATTGA
- a CDS encoding peptidoglycan DD-metalloendopeptidase family protein, whose product MAACATALAQAPPPDPEALQREAMQKLVEKQARESELKAIEQRLAGNKEAREKLESEIAAIRADRAALNTALLETTARTQAGEERLGALETRLSLLQSSEAAIRRSLESRRALIAEVLAALQRIGRRPPPAVLVRPEDILEAVRASMLLGAVVPDLRQEVEILGTDLSELVRLRDGIAAEKTRIGAEMEQIAAERQRLASLIEVRREREASAAKDVAAQAALGGELAGQARSLRDFVETIEKEISVANKAAEAARQAIEQATREQRERMTALAFKDPARLAPKIAFAETKGLLSLPAAGSRLRGFGDPDGAGGTIRGISLETRPNALVSAPSDAWVVYAGPFRSFGQLLILNAGGGYYILLAGMQRIDVALNQFVLAGEPVAAMGETSEAAATTVGVGTGQPVLYIEFRKDGVSIDPTPWWTKSQGEKARG is encoded by the coding sequence ATGGCGGCATGCGCAACCGCCCTCGCCCAGGCGCCCCCGCCGGACCCGGAAGCCCTCCAGCGCGAGGCGATGCAGAAGCTCGTCGAGAAGCAGGCGCGCGAGAGCGAGCTCAAGGCGATCGAGCAGCGCCTCGCCGGCAACAAGGAGGCGCGCGAGAAACTCGAAAGCGAGATCGCCGCGATCCGGGCCGACCGCGCCGCCCTCAACACCGCCCTGCTCGAAACCACCGCCAGGACGCAGGCCGGCGAGGAGCGGCTCGGCGCGCTGGAGACGCGGCTTTCCCTGCTGCAATCCAGCGAGGCCGCGATCCGCCGATCGCTCGAAAGCCGGCGCGCCCTGATCGCCGAGGTGCTGGCGGCCCTGCAGCGCATCGGGCGGCGCCCGCCGCCGGCCGTTCTGGTGCGCCCCGAGGACATCCTTGAAGCGGTGCGCGCCTCGATGCTGCTCGGCGCGGTGGTGCCGGATCTGCGCCAGGAGGTCGAGATCCTCGGCACCGATCTTTCGGAGCTCGTACGCCTGCGCGACGGCATCGCCGCCGAAAAGACCCGGATCGGCGCCGAGATGGAGCAGATCGCGGCCGAGCGCCAGCGCCTCGCCTCGCTGATCGAGGTGAGGCGCGAGCGCGAGGCCAGCGCCGCCAAGGATGTCGCGGCGCAGGCCGCGCTCGGCGGCGAGCTCGCCGGCCAGGCCCGCTCGCTCAGGGATTTCGTCGAGACCATCGAGAAGGAGATCTCCGTCGCCAACAAGGCGGCCGAGGCCGCCCGCCAGGCGATCGAGCAGGCGACGCGCGAGCAGCGCGAGCGCATGACGGCGCTCGCCTTCAAGGACCCGGCGCGGCTTGCCCCCAAGATCGCCTTCGCGGAGACGAAGGGCCTGCTCTCCCTGCCGGCGGCGGGATCACGATTGCGTGGTTTCGGCGATCCGGACGGCGCCGGCGGCACGATTCGCGGGATTTCGCTCGAGACCCGGCCGAACGCCCTAGTTTCGGCGCCTTCCGATGCATGGGTGGTCTATGCGGGACCGTTCCGCTCGTTCGGACAACTCTTGATCCTGAACGCCGGCGGCGGATACTACATATTGCTCGCCGGCATGCAGCGGATCGATGTCGCGCTCAATCAGTTCGTGCTGGCGGGAGAGCCGGTTGCGGCAATGGGCGAAACGTCGGAAGCTGCCGCGACGACAGTAGGGGTGGGAACCGGGCAGCCGGTTCTCTATATCGAATTCAGGAAAGACGGCGTCTCGATCGACCCGACGCCGTGGTGGACGAAATCGCAAGGCGAAAAGGCTCGCGGATGA
- a CDS encoding ABC transporter ATP-binding protein yields MTSPILTVSNLTTSFRVEGQWKSVVRNISFDIKPKETLAVVGESGSGKSVTALSIMRLTPPQSSRIEGSIKLNGTELLTLPDSEMRKIRGNEIAMIFQEPMTSLNPVLTIGFQIAEALILHRGMSRSEAEAETVRLLEKVRIPAAKSRFHEYPHRFSGGMRQRVMIAMALACKPKLLIADEPTTALDVTIQAQILELIKTLQDEEGMSVLFITHDMGVVAEIADRTVVMYNGDEIETGATEDIFARPQRPYTKSLLSAVPKLGSMIGKERPMRFPVVDRTTGESDVPTEVPDTVKAAERPVLEVAGLTTRFEIRGGLLSSVRGRVHAVENVSFSLQAGETLALVGESGCGKSTTGRSVMRLIEPLSGSVLLDGVDVLKLSQHDLREQRKRMQMIFQDPFASLNPRMNVGAAIAEPLLINNLASRSQARDKVADLLKRVGLLPEMASRFPHEFSGGQRQRVCIARALAVEPRLIVADEAVSALDVSVKAQVVNLMLDLQARMGLGYLFISHDMAVVERVSHRVAVMYLGEIVEIGPREAIFENPQHPYTKRLLAAVPIADPARRLQKRPVSNDEIKSPVRPADYEPPVRQYREVSPGHAVMIWGEEWEKKEPVAAAA; encoded by the coding sequence ATGACCTCACCGATCCTGACTGTCTCGAACCTCACCACCTCATTCCGGGTCGAGGGCCAGTGGAAGTCGGTCGTCCGCAACATCTCCTTCGACATCAAGCCGAAGGAGACGCTGGCCGTGGTCGGCGAATCCGGCTCCGGCAAGAGCGTCACCGCGCTCTCGATCATGCGGCTGACCCCGCCGCAGTCGAGCCGGATCGAAGGCTCGATCAAGCTCAACGGCACGGAGCTCCTGACGCTGCCGGATTCCGAGATGCGCAAGATCCGCGGCAACGAGATCGCGATGATCTTCCAGGAGCCGATGACCTCGCTGAACCCGGTCCTGACCATCGGCTTCCAGATCGCCGAGGCGCTGATCCTGCATCGCGGCATGTCGCGCTCGGAGGCCGAGGCCGAGACGGTCCGCCTCCTGGAGAAGGTGCGCATTCCCGCCGCGAAGTCGCGCTTCCACGAATATCCGCACCGCTTTTCGGGCGGCATGCGCCAGCGCGTGATGATCGCGATGGCGCTGGCCTGCAAGCCCAAGCTCCTGATCGCCGACGAGCCGACGACCGCGCTCGACGTGACGATCCAGGCCCAGATCCTCGAGCTGATCAAGACGCTCCAGGACGAGGAGGGCATGTCGGTCCTCTTCATCACCCACGACATGGGCGTCGTCGCCGAGATCGCCGACCGCACGGTCGTCATGTACAACGGCGACGAGATCGAGACCGGCGCGACCGAGGATATCTTCGCCCGGCCGCAGCGGCCCTACACCAAGTCGCTGCTCTCGGCCGTGCCGAAGCTCGGCTCGATGATCGGCAAGGAGCGCCCGATGCGCTTCCCGGTCGTCGACAGGACCACCGGCGAATCCGACGTGCCGACCGAGGTGCCCGACACCGTCAAGGCGGCGGAGCGCCCGGTGCTCGAGGTCGCGGGGCTGACGACCCGCTTCGAGATCCGCGGCGGCCTGCTCTCCTCGGTCCGGGGCCGGGTGCACGCGGTCGAGAACGTCTCCTTCAGCCTCCAGGCCGGCGAGACCTTGGCGCTGGTCGGCGAATCCGGCTGTGGCAAGTCGACCACCGGCCGTTCGGTGATGCGCCTGATCGAGCCGCTCTCCGGCTCGGTGCTGCTCGACGGCGTCGACGTGCTGAAGCTCAGCCAGCACGACCTGCGCGAGCAGCGCAAGCGCATGCAGATGATCTTCCAGGATCCCTTCGCCTCGCTGAACCCGCGCATGAACGTCGGCGCTGCCATTGCAGAGCCGCTCCTGATCAACAACCTCGCCAGCCGCTCGCAAGCGCGCGACAAGGTCGCCGACCTGTTGAAGCGCGTCGGCCTCCTGCCGGAGATGGCGAGCCGCTTCCCGCACGAGTTCTCGGGCGGCCAGCGCCAGCGCGTCTGCATCGCGCGAGCGCTCGCGGTCGAGCCCAGGCTGATCGTGGCGGACGAGGCGGTCTCGGCGCTCGACGTCTCGGTGAAGGCGCAGGTGGTCAACCTGATGCTCGACCTCCAGGCGCGCATGGGGCTGGGTTATCTTTTCATCTCGCACGACATGGCGGTGGTGGAGCGCGTCAGCCACCGCGTCGCGGTGATGTATCTCGGCGAGATCGTCGAGATCGGCCCGCGCGAGGCGATCTTCGAGAACCCGCAGCACCCCTACACCAAGCGCCTGCTCGCAGCGGTGCCGATCGCCGATCCGGCCCGGCGCCTGCAGAAGCGGCCGGTCTCCAACGACGAGATCAAGAGCCCGGTCCGCCCGGCCGACTACGAGCCGCCTGTGCGCCAGTATCGCGAGGTCTCGCCCGGCCACGCCGTGATGATCTGGGGCGAGGAGTGGGAGAAGAAGGAGCCGGTCGCCGCCGCGGCCTGA